In the Sarcophilus harrisii chromosome 1, mSarHar1.11, whole genome shotgun sequence genome, one interval contains:
- the MSLN gene encoding mesothelin, whose translation MASGPPSALDPAYSILLFSKIDLSVLEAALKKFSQQSSFQTVLSDQWAAVLFNGLWMRLGPAFQARETQATRSQLLSWLQPFLLNPEAFDCLTAQNTSCQTFHNLISTLNDIYSSLEVEKQRKIFEGMESFLLQEDSGSHCQDEAVPGLNSSSWLANYLGFFLERATVEELKRLVDEPKLQILARDPAALRLVSQLHLMPDLARFYTALLTSPPSLNLFSIPDNLICYLSPEALRNTKVEDALVLAQRLNKICFDPRLQLDGNTSVPEPPFWEAKQMASGLLSSFGNFSEVILRRLGQTAVGLSVSQIEGKISGQDLVAALPTLAQVKGWSIGQARALIQKLLDSGYEVSSAQNLAALGSLVVGLSSTLLQSLPPDIVLEAVKEPEFAQHLTHIPAMLKTAFVEQLALAVPSPTVLVQAVPDTLTSGIPNAMLAFGSGDHPRLDDLNSQKWTRLQAAMFFDEVIKNVSDFDSLSPYILHGFTCASASSLNVEQVRQLAMIMKRKNVTLKAEQLSCLAKKVTEDGIPEDLDKYPRDIVLFLSLSAYTKTGDCKHFFIRVGESNLDILQKDSPLRSKLLSEALTCLGISGTHISKEDIRILGQLACDLDGRYINNSAEVLLPRLEQCGGPFSLDQKEAANLALHSGASPYGPPSRWSISTLNALRGLLPVFDRRIIQNIPQNVVTSWLNHALLDPSWPRQNLRAFIQNLPSSRYRRAAAQCPEEITEINEELVIFSERELQDCLNASLLAANLDKIKNLPFTYEQERVFKSKLDELYPNGYPEFVINNLGSLFKLVTPEDIRKWNITSVESLDTLLKASSENDDLAMIVINRYIQGGSPLNATALNVIGSKYFCRLTEEQLNSIQPSALRMANQLNPSACSQSQKNILYPKAKIAFQDTQVFSKYYKLIQPYLGGASTEDLKDLSQKNVNMDIETFKKLQEKAILPLTPEEVRGLLGQNLMGLKAEKKNSPVREWIIKQRQESLNSLGIGLTGGIPNGYIIINLGNKN comes from the exons ATGGCCAGTGGCCCACCCAGTGCCCTGGACCCTGCATACTCCATCCTGCTCTTCTCCAAAATTGACCTTTCTGTTCTTGAGGCTGCGCTAAAGAAATTTTCCcagcag TCATCCTTTCAAACAGTTCTCTCAGACCAGTGGGCAGCAGTATTATTCAATGGCCTCTGGATGAGACTGGGACCAGCTTTCCAGGCCAGGGAAACCCAGGCCACACGGTCCCAGTTGCTGTCCTGGCTCCAGCCTTTCCTCCTGAACCCTGAAGCCTTTGACTGTCTGACTGCCCAAAACACATCCTGCCAGACTTTCCACAACCT CATCTCAACCCTGAATGACATCTACTCAAGCTTGGAAGTGGAGAAGCAGAGGAAGATTTTTGAAGGCATGGAGTCCTTCCTTCTTCAGGAGG ACTCTGGGTCCCACTGCCAGGATGAGGCTGTACCAGGCTTAAATTCATCATCCTGGTTGGCCAATTATCTGGGCTTCTTCCTGGAACGTGCCACTGTAGAGGAACTCAAGAGATTGGTAGATGAACCCAAG CTCCAGATATTGGCAAGAGACCCTGCTGCCCTCCGCCTGGTCAGCCAGCTCCACTTGATGCCAGATCTAGCCAGGTTTTACACAGCTCTACTCACCTCCCCACCTAGCCTCAACCTCTTTAG CATCCCAGACAACCTCATCTGTTACCTCAGTCCAGAGGCCTTGAGAAACACAAAGGTTGAAGATGCCCTGGTCCTGGCCCAGAGACTCAATAAGATTTGCTTTGACCCCCGTCTGCAGCTTGATGGAAATACGTCAGTTCCTGAACCACCATTTTGGGAAGCTAAACAG ATGGCATCTGGGCTGCTGAGTAGCTTTGGGAACTTTTCAGAGGTCATCCTGCGCAGACTGGGTCAAACAGCTGTGGGGCTGTCAGTGTCACAGATTGAGGGGAAAATCAGTGGCCAGGACCTGGTGGCTGCCCTGCCCACCCTGGCCCAGGTGAAGGGCTGGAGCATCGGGCAGGCCCGGGCCCTCATTCAAAAGCTCTTGGACTCTGGCTATGAG GTCTCAAGTGCCCAGAATCTAGCAGCTCTGGGAAGCCTGGTGGTGGGTCTCAGTAGCACTTTGCTCCAGAGCCTGCCCCCAGACATAGTCCTGGAAGCTGTGAAAGAGCCAGAATTTGCTCAGCATCTTACCCACATCCCAGCCATGCTGAAAACTGCATTTGTGGAACAG CTGGCCCTGGCTGTCCCGAGCCCCACTGTCCTGGTGCAGGCCGTGCCGGACACACTCACCAGTGGAATACCCAATGCAATGCTGGCCTTCGGCTCTGGTGACCACCCCAGATTGGATGACCTCAACAGCCAAAAATGGACGCGATTACAG GCAGCCATGTTTTTTGATGAAGTGATAAAGAACGTATCTGACTTTGATAG cCTCTCCCCCTATATTTTACACGGTTTCACATGTGCATCAGCCTCTAGCTTGAATGTGGAGCAAGTTCGACAGCTAGCCATGATCATGAAAAGGAAGAATGTCACCTTGAAGGCAGAGCAG CTGAGCTGTTTGGCCAAGAAAGTCACTGAAGATGGAATTCCTGAGGACCTGGATAAGTACCCCAGGGACATAGTGCTATTTCTAAG CCTTTCTGCCTATACAAAGACTGGAGACTGTAAACATTTCTTCATTCGGGTGGGAGAGTCCAACTTGGATATTCTCCAGAAGGATTCGCCCCTGAGATCAAAACTGCTTTCGGAGGCTCTGACTTGTCTG GGCATTTCGGGCACACACATCAGCAAGGAAGACATTCGTATCCTGGGCCAGTTGGCCTGTGACCTGGATGGACGCTATATAAACAACTCTGCAGAAGTGCTATTGCCTCGGTTGGAGCAGTGTGGGGGCCCCTTCAGTCTTGATCAGAAGGAGGCCGCCAACCTGGCCCTACACTCTGGTGCTTCTCCCTACGG CCCCCCCTCCAGATGGTCAATATCTACCCTGAATGCTCTGCGGGGGCTGCTGCCGGTTTTTGACAGGCGCATCATCCAGAACATCCCTCAG AATGTTGTAACCTCCTGGCTGAACCATGCCCTCTTGGATCCCTCCTGGCCCCGGCAGAATCTGAGAGCCTTCATCCAAAACCTTCCATCTTCTCGATATAGGCGGGCTGCTG CTCAGTGCCCAGAAGAGATCACAGAGATAAATGAAGAACTAGTGATTTTCTCAGAGAGGGAGCTGCAGGACTGTCTAAATGCATCTTTGCTGGCAGCCAACCTGGACAAAATAAAGAATCTCCCCTTCACCTATGAACAGGAAAGGGTCTTCAAGAGCAAACTGGATGAG CTCTATCCAAATGGATACCCTGAGTTTGTGATCAATAACCTCGGCAGCCTTTTTAAGCTGGTTACCCCTGAAGATATCAGGAAGTGGAACATAACCTCGGTGGAGTCTCTGGATACCTTGCTCAAAGCCAGCTCTGAAAATGATGATTTG GCTATGATAGTGATTAATCGCTATATCCAGGGGGGGAGCCCCCTCAATGCCACCGCCTTGAACGTGATCGGTTCCAAATATTTCTGCCGTCTGACCGAAGAGCAGCTCAATTCCATACAGCCTTCTGCCCTCAG AATGGCCAACCAATTGAATCCATCTGCCTGTTCCCAGTCACAGAAGAATATCCTCTATCCAAAGGCCAAGATTGCCTTCCAAGACACACAAGTATTCTCAAAATACTATAAGCTAATCCAACCTTATCTAG gtGGAGCCTCCACAGAGGATCTTAAAGATCTCAGCCAAAAGAATGTTAACATGGACATAGAAACATTTAAGAAACTACAAGAAAAGGCCATCTTG CCACTGACCCCGGAAGAGGTACGTGGACTCCTGGGACAAAATCTAATGGGGCTGAAGGCTGAGAAGAAAAACTCTCCAGTCCGGGAATGGATCATCAAGCAGCGTCAGGAGAGCCTGAATTCCTTGGGCATTGGGCTTACTGGGGGGATCCCTAATGGTTACATCATCATCAACCTTGGGAACAAAAATTAG